TTATATCAATTACGCCCGCAATGGGTTAAATAAAAATCGGCTTTGATGGAGGTGGCAACCATTGAAGTGTATTGAGGGGTACCATAAGTCCCTTTTGGTAAAGGTACCCGTTTTTCTTTCTGCAAATCCCAATCGTCCTGAACGCTGCCATTCAATCCGAGGGGATTCATTGGCTCGAGAAGCCGTCGTTGAGGGATACTTGGTAACTCAGGTGAAGAGGAAGGTGATGCCTATCAAATAAATCCAGAGGGAAGCGTATTACGATAACTACACCTGATGTAGCGCTTAAGGTAGGATGGTATCGGTTATCGTAAGAGTCCATGGTTTTAATTGATTCCATCAGGAATCAAAAATAAAAGGAGGTGAATTATGAGTAAATTTGTTTCAACTATAGTATTGATGCTTTTTGTCGGAGGCGTTGTGTTTCTCACGGCAAAAACTGTCTCTGCAGGAGTTTACTCTCCTGGATGTTCACAAATTGAGGGTGTTGATGCGACAACTCTTGTTGGCGGTACTTGTACTGTTGCTGGTACTTGTACTATTGGGCTTTGTGACGACGGTGTGACCGTGTGTGTAACCAGCGATGATTGCTCAGATCTCTGTAGCAATGATAACTCGAATTGTGACGAAGATACTGACTGTGGAAGTAGCTTCTGCGGAATAATTGGTACGCCGGGAGTAACAGGGTTTAACAAAAACGGTAAAGAAGTCGATAATATGGATACCGATGACTTTACAGATTCGCTAGAAATGTGCATAAACGATGCTCTTATCGGATATTGCACAACGAAATTAGGGGATGATAATGGTGTTATTGAGCTTTTCAACACTCAACTTCAGGGACCCAATGATAATAAATCGGGATTCTGTATCTCTTTTAATGACACGAGTGGGTGTGCTATAACAGAATGCAGTGACCATGTTGATAATGAACCAGCGGCATGTGTTGCGGGCATGTGTGTAAACGGTGGCGGAACCGATGGCGCGGGTGCCTGTACAGTAGATGGTGATTGTGATCCAGGGGATGGATTCGTTGACTTCCCTAATGATCCACAGTGTTCGGACTACGATGACGACGACGAGAGTGCATAAGCACATGATTCATAACCTCGTAAGGATTTGGGGCAGGCTACATTGTCTGCCCCAATTATCCTACGGGGTGAGCCCCGAACCTCATATTGTTTTGGTTGCCCTGTCCACCTGGATTCTCTGGATACTCTATTTTAATTTCACCGGGAACCTTTGATGTTTTACTTTGAGTTTGAGGGCTGAGCCCGAAAGGTTTTTTTCAGATATGGGGAGTTAAAAGTATTAGTGATTCTCGGTAGTTGCACTACGACCTTAAAAAAGTGCTTGACATTCCGAGGATTTTTTAGTATAAGGGGTAACTGATTTCTAAAAATTAAAATGGGTTAGATGAAAATCATTCCGGAGGAGGATGGAGACAATACCTGCCCATAATTTTTTTCTTTTAAGTAGGAATACTTGCTACAAGCTCTTACGGAGGACTCTTGGATATGCTTAACCTCTTACACTGTGATGATAAAACGATTTCTGAGCTAGAAGATGAACTAAACTATATACCCCTTACCCTTATGGAGAAGACGATCTTGAGACACATCGTGTGCGGATACAGCGATAGCAGCATTGCAAGGGAACTTTCAATCACTGTCAGGACAGTTAAAAAACATAGAAACGGCATAATGAAAAAATTGGATATCCATAAATCTGGGGCAAAAAAGGGGAAGAGCTAACTGTTTTTCCTTTTGTCGATAGCTATAGGAATTCACGGGGTCGGTGCTGACCCTTATACCGATTTAGCAATTCTATCATCCAACGTCGATCCTCTAAAACATCCTATTTTTACTTTACCCACGACCCTGGATATTTTGGTGTAACAATTAAAAAAGATGGTGGAGGACTAAAGTCCTCCGCTACGTCGCAATGCACCCT
The Thermodesulfobacteriota bacterium genome window above contains:
- a CDS encoding helix-turn-helix transcriptional regulator; translated protein: MLNLLHCDDKTISELEDELNYIPLTLMEKTILRHIVCGYSDSSIARELSITVRTVKKHRNGIMKKLDIHKSGAKKGKS